In Gottschalkia purinilytica, the genomic stretch CATCATTGTAGTTTACACCTTCATCTTCTAATATATGTGCTAATTCTATTAGTGTTTTATTTCTCTGTTTCTTATCCTTACTAGATTCGAGTTCATCTTTAACAACTTGTATAGTGAAACTAGGATTGTTTCCAGCTAAAAGTCTTCCATATCTATCCCTTATTTCCCCTCTTGGAGCTGTGATTGGTATTTCTTTAAACTTTCTAGTATCTGCTTGCTTTCTTAATTCTTCACCTTGTACTATAGTAAGAGAGGCAAGTCGAAAAGCTAATACTAGTAATGATAATGATAGTCCTAGTATTAAAATATTATATCTATCTCTAAGCTTTTCAAATATCTGTTTCAAAATTTCACCTCCTCATTTATTCTAAAGTCTTTTAGTAAACTTTATTCGAGGTTCTTTATAAAACTTCAACATATACTTATATACAAAAATTGAAAGAACAGCATTATATATAGCTTCTTTTAATAGTACATTTTTTAATATCGGAATCAAATGAACATCCACTGATAAAAAGTACATAAAGAAGTAATGCATTATATGAAATACAGCAGTAGTTGCTGCTGTTATTAAAAATGGCAAAATTAGATTTTCTTTAAAAACTTTTTCATCTAAAAGTCCCAAGACATATCCTATTAGAAAATAAATAAGAGCATTAACCCCTATAACATCATAGAAAAATATGTCTTGTAAAAGACCTACAGCTAGTCCTACTATAGCACCTGAATTTTTTCCTGCTAATAGAGAATATGTAACTACTAAGATTAAAGAAGTATTGGGAAGTACTTGTAAAAAATGAAAGTATTGAAATACAGTAGACTGTAATATGAAATTAAGTATTATTATCCCTGCTATTATAATATAATTCAATTTTATTACCCCTTTAATGTTTTTTTCCAGTAATTACGAATACTTCATGCAACTTGTTAAAGTCAACTGAAGGCTTAATTTTTACATGTACAAGTAAATCTTCACTTTTCTTTTTGATTTCAATAACTTCCCCTATAAAAATTCCTTTTTCAAAAACTCCTCCTAGTCCAGATGTCAACAGCTTATCACCTTTAGAAACATCGGCCTTAGTATCAAACATATATCCACTTAATATACCTTGAGAACCTTCTTTTGCCACTCCATTATTTTGGTTTCTGACTATAGTAAAGCTTACACTATTTGAACTATCCACTATTGACACTACCTTTGACCAGTTATCTCCAACCTCAGTAACTCTACCAACAAGACCTTCTACTATATTATCTTTTTCTATCTCAACAGCCTTAACTACCGGATCACCTTTTTTTATTCCATCCTTACTCCCTTTATCTATTATAAATTTTTCAAACCAGTTACCAGGATCTTTGCCTATTATTTGGGAATTTACTAAGTTATAATTAGTCTTGCTTTTAAGTTCTGCTTCTTCCTTTAAGTAATCCGATCTTCCTATTATGTCTTCATATTTTATTACCTTATCTTTTAATTTTGCTACTTCTTTTTTTAGTTGTGTATTTTCTTCCTTCAAAGTAAAAATATCACCAACGGAGCTAAATCCATTAGCTACATTTTTTGATATACTATAAGCTACTTTTTGAACTGGAGTTATAACATTTCCAAGTATATTTTCTAATTTAGTTATTTTCAGCTTACCTGTAGATGTTAAACCTATAATTACAATTAGAATGATAGTAACAAAAGCTACTATCATTCTTCCTTTAAACTTTCTAAAAATGTTCATTTATATCACCATCTCAGTTGATATTTTAATCTATCTTTCTAGAATTTTTAGTCACTCTTTTAAGAGTTTCTATATCTTCTAGAGCCATTCCTGTACCTAAAGCTACACAGTCTAATGGTTCTTCTGCTATGTGAACAGGCATACCTGTTTCTTTTCTTATCATTCTATCTAGTCCATCTAATAATGCTCCACCACCTGCTAGCATTATACCTTGTTCCATTATGTCTGAAGCTAATTCTGGCGGAGTTTTTTCTAATGTATATTTTATTGCATCTACAATGCTATAAATAGGTTCTTTCATAGCCTCATGTATTTCATTTGAGCTTATTTCTACTGTTTTAGGTAAGCCTGTAACTAAGTCTCTACCTCTTATACTAAGTTTCTTTTCTTTATTACTACCTAAGTCTGCTGATCCTATTGTTATCTTAACTTCCTCAGCAGTTCTTTCTCCTATCATAAGACTATATTCTTTTTTAATATATCCAACTATAGAGTCATCTAACTCGTCTCCAGCTACTCTTATTGATCTACTTGTAACTATTCCTCCAAGTGATATTATAGCCACTTCAGTAGTTCCTCCACCTATATCAACGATCATACTACCTGTAGGTTCTTGAACTGGAAGTCCTGCACCTATTGCTGCAGCCATTGGCTCTTCTATAAGGTATGCATCCCTTGCTCCTGCTTGTACTGCTGCTTCTTCAACTGCTCTTTTTTCAACCTCAGTTACACCTGAAGGAACGCATATAACAACACGAGGTTGTACTACTGAACGTCTTGGATGAGCTCTTTTTATAAAATATTTTAACATACTTTGAGTAACATCAAAGTCAGCTATAACCCCATCACTTAAAGGTCTTATTGCTACTATATGTCCTGGTGTTCTACCTATCATTTTTTTAGCCTCTTCACCAACTGCTAAAACTTCTTTAGTATGTGCATGAATAGCAACAACCGATGGCTCCTTTATTATTATACCTTTACCTCTTGCATAAACTAATGTATTTGCTGTTCCTAAGTCTATTCCCATATCTTTTGAAAACGCACTAAAAATACCCATCTTCTTTTGCTCCTTCCTAAAAATTTATCTTATAATATGTTCTCTTCTCTAAAACTAAAATAAGTATTTTTTCCTATAACTATATGATCCAATATTGATATTCCTAAAATTTGTCCACACTCTAGTAGTCTCTTAGTAACATTAATATCTTCTTTACTAGGAGATGGATCTCCACTTGGATGATTATGTGTCAAGATCATTGACGCACTACTCCTTTTTACTGCTTCTTTAAAGACTTCTCTTGGATGTACAATTGATGAGTTTAAGCTACCTACGGATACGTCATCTATTCCTATAATTTTATTTTTAGTATCAAGCATTATTACCTTAAAATACTCCTTTTTTAAATGTTGCATATCAGTTATAAGAAAGTTAACAACATCTAAAGGTGAAGTTATTTTTTTCTGATCTATTGAACTGGATATTAACACTCTCTTTCCTAGTTCTATTGCAGCTAGTATTTGTGCTGCTTTACATTTTCCTATGCCTTTTACTTTAGTTATTTCTTCAATAGAAGAATCTGATAAAAAAGATATTCCTTGTTTATCAATTGATAATAACCTATTTGAAAGCTCAATTGCTGAGTATTCTTTACTTCCTGTTCTTATAATTATTGATAATAATTCTGGATTAGATAAACTTTTAACTCCATATTTATATAGTTTTTCTCTAGGTCTTTCTTCCTCAGGTAGACTTTTCATAGTATATCTTAAACTCTCTTTCATCACTATAGTCTCCTTAAAGTTTCTATAACAACTTTATATTATAAAATTTTTCTAAAATATTATCAATCTTCGATATTGGCAATCCTACTACATTAGAGTAAGATCCTTTAATCCATTCTACTAAAATTTCACCATAACCCTGAATTCCATATGCTCCTGCCTTATCTTTATATTCTTCTGTATCTAAGTATCTTTCTATTTTATCTGTAGATAATTCTCTAAATTTAACCTTAGTAGATTCATAATCTACTAATTTAACATTATTTGTTTTATTAACAATAGCAATGCCTGTTATAACATAATGTTCTTTTCCATTAAGGCTATTTAACATATTAAATGCATCATCTCTATCTTTGGGTTTTCCCAAAATAGAGTCCTTATATACAATGGTATCCAGAGCCAATATTATTTTATTTTCATCTTGTTTATTAGAAACATCTAAAACCTTTTGAAGAGCTAATGACATTGCAGTTTCTATTGGTCCTTCATCATCATTTATATATTCTTTTATATCACTAGGAATTATATTAAATTCTAAATTAAACTTTCTAAGTAATTCTTTTCTTCTAGGTGAACCAGACGCCAATACTATACTTTTCACTCTTTATCACATCCTAAGGTAATCATTTAATATAAAGCTTCATTTTAAATATCCACCAAGAGTATTTTTCATGTTTTTAACTAAATATATAGAACTAAGTCCTATAAAATATCCCGTAAAAAGACTAGTCAAAGCCATAAAAGGGAGATATGAAAAAATATTTATATTTTGCATAATTAAGCTAGCAACTGTTATTTGTAAAAAATTATGCGTTAAAGCTCCTAATATACTTACTCCTATCAAACTAAAATAGTTTCTTAAATACTCATAAGCTAGTGTCATTATTATAGTACTTCCAGTAGCAGACGGAATACTATATAATAAGGTTGAAAAATTGCCTGTAGCAAGAGCTAATACCAACCCTTTTAAAATTGATATAACTATAGCTTCTTTAAATCCAAATAACACCAACGCTACTAAAGAAACAATATTAGATAATCCTAGTTTAGCTCCAGGAATAATGATTGGAAAAGGTATCATACTTTCAACAATATTTAATGCAAGTCCTAGTGACACAAGTACTGATAAAAATATTATTTTTTTTAATCTCATAGTTTCTAGTCACTCTTTCTTAATAACTAATATAGTCAATTTCTTTATTAGTTTTAGACTCTGTTTTTATCTCTATAACAAGTCTATTTGGTAGGCATACTATCATTTCTCCTGGTCTAGTTATATAGCCTTGTTTTACATCAAGTTGATCTGGACAATTTGCTTCTACTACTCTAACTTTTCCTTTGTTTATCTCTAGCTTATTATACCCAAATTTTGTCTTAATTTCCAATGTTCTCATTTCTTTATTATCTAAAGTTATTTTTTTATATTTTTTCCCATCTAATTCTATGTTAACATATTTATTTGATGAATTTGTAGCTATTTTATTAACATAGTATATCCCAATGAAGCTCGAAATCAAAATAATAAATATAAGATATTTGTCGTATTTTGTCATATTTATTCATCCTTTTATAGTCACTAAAGGCATATGGTTTCACTATCTAAGTTTACCATTTCCTTATTTCATTTACAAGTTTAAATTTTAACCATAATTTGATCATAGTCATATTTAGTAGAAAAATGTCAAATAAAAAATCCTACTAAAATATATTTTAGTAGGATTTCCATTTAACATTATTTTATTGTAGAGTTATAGCTTTTTTAGGACATTTTTCAAAACATACTCCACATCCTATACATTTTTCTTCAACTACACTGTGAACTTCTTTTAAATTACCTTCAATAGCCTCTACAGGACATTGCTTAGCACATATAGTACATCCTATGCATAAGTCATCTTCAACTTTAGCCTTTTTTCTCTTTTCAAAATTTGCAGTTATTGCCTTTGTAGGACATTTCTCAGCGCAAACCATACAATTAGTACATTTATCATAATTTATTTTCGCTAAATTATTTTCAAAATCCATAGCATCAAATGGGCATGCTTTAACACAAATTTTACATCCTATACAACCAACGTCACATTTTTCTTTTACACCTTTACCAAGCTCTTTATTATTACAATCCACAAATACATCTTGATCATATGGTACTAGTTCTATAACAGACTTTGGACATACTTCTAAACATTTACCACATGAAGTACATTTTTCTTTATCTATTTTAGCTATTCCGTCTTCAATTACAATAGCACCAAATTGACAAACATCTTTACAACTTCCGAACCCTAAACAACCATAAGAGCATGATTTACTTCCACCAGAAACTAACGCTGCTGCTCTACAATCTTTTATTCCTTGATACTCAAATTTCTCAAATGTATTACAGTTTGTTCCTTTACAAATTACTCTAGCTACTTTTTTATCTGCTACCTCTGCTGAAGTTCCCATTATTTCAGCTATTTTTTCAGTAGTAGAAGCTCCACCTACAGGACATCCACTTGCAGGAGCTTCACCTTTTGAAATTGCCACTGCAAGTCCTTCACATCCTGGAAATCCACAAGCCCCACAATTTGCTCCTGGAAGAGCTTCTTTAACTTTTTCAACTTTAGGATCAACTTCAACGGCAAATGCCTTTGCTACTATAGCTAATCCTATACCGAATAATAATCCTAATCCCCCTAAAATGGCAATAGGAATTAAAATAGTTTCCATCTCTTTCACCTCCTATACAAGTCCAACAAAACCTAAGAATGCTATTGACATTAATCCTGCAGTTATAAGTGCTATAGGAAATCCTTCTAACGACTCTGGAACATCAGCTAAAGCTAATCTTTCTCTTATACCAGCAAATAATACTATAGCCAAAGTAAACCCTATGGCTGCAGCTAATCCATTAATTACTGTTTCTATAAAGTTGAATTCCATTTGTATATTAAGAAGTGCAGCACCTAGTACAGCACAGTTAGTCGTAATAAGTGGTAAGTAAACACCTAGTGATTCGTATAAAGATGGACTTGCCTTTTTCATAAACATCTCAACAGCTTGAACTAATGCAGCAATAACTAATATAAATACAATAGTCTGAAGATACCCTACCTTGAGAGGATCTAATATAGATTTTTGAACAATGTAGGTTACTGCAGATGATATCGTCATAACAAATGTTACTGCCATTCCCATACCTAAAGAAGTCTCTATTTTTTTAGAGACACCTAAGAATGGACATATTCCTAAGAATCTAGATAATACAAAGTTATTAACAAATATAGCACTGATTACTATAGTTAAAAGTTTCATTTTCCCCCTCCTTCATCTAACTTAACTACGATCAAATTATTTTATATTCTAATGGCAACTTGATTCAGCTTTCTTTTTAGTTACTTTATTTATTAATCCGATTAATAATCCTAATGCAAAGAATGCTCCAGGAGGTAATATCATTATTATTGCTGGTTGAAAAGCTTTACCAAATAATGAGAATCCAAATATACTTCCAGCACCTAATATTTCTCTTATAATTGCTAATACTGTAAGTCCAATAGTAAATCCTAGACCCATTCCGATCCCATCAAATATAGATGATACTGCTGAATTTTTAGAAGCAAAGGCTTCTGCTCTACCTAATATTAAACAGTTAACAACTATTAAAGGTATAAAAATACCTAGAGTTTTATCAAGCTCTGGTACATATGCTTTCATAACCATACCTATTATAGTTACAAATGTAGCTATAACAACTACGAAGGCAGGTATACGTATTTTATCTGGTATTACCTTTTTTAATAGTGATATAACTAGGTTCGATCCTATTAAAACACACATTGTAGCTAATCCCATTGCTAATCCATTGATAGCTGATGTCGTAACAGCAAGGGTAGGACACATACCTATAAGTTGTACAAAAGTAGGGTTGTCATTTATAATTCCATTTTTTAAATTTTTAAATATATTCATTTTTTCACCTCCATGGATATGTTATTTTGAGATGTCTTTAAATGCGTTTATAGCCGTATTTACTCCATCAGTAACAGCCTTTGAAGTTATAGTAGCTCCAGTTAAAGCTTGAATTTGTTCTTCGCTAGCTCCACTCTTCACTACTTCTAATTCTTTTTCTGCAGATTTTCCTTTATATTGATTTTGATATTCTGGGTTAGCTGCATTTGCTCCTAATCCTGGTGTTTCGCTGTTACTTACTACTTTCATGCCTTCTATTTTTCCATCAGAAGATATACCTGTTATAACTTCTACTAAATCTGCATATCCAGAAGTAGCCGTTTTTATAGCATATCCCACTGGTTTATTTGAACTATCGTATCCTACAAAAACCTCAAGTACTGATTTGTTTGAAGACATTATTTTTTCTAGCTTATCTTTTTCTAACGCCTTAAATTCTTTAGCTTTAG encodes the following:
- a CDS encoding Gx transporter family protein, which translates into the protein MRLKKIIFLSVLVSLGLALNIVESMIPFPIIIPGAKLGLSNIVSLVALVLFGFKEAIVISILKGLVLALATGNFSTLLYSIPSATGSTIIMTLAYEYLRNYFSLIGVSILGALTHNFLQITVASLIMQNINIFSYLPFMALTSLFTGYFIGLSSIYLVKNMKNTLGGYLK
- a CDS encoding NusG domain II-containing protein, with protein sequence MTKYDKYLIFIILISSFIGIYYVNKIATNSSNKYVNIELDGKKYKKITLDNKEMRTLEIKTKFGYNKLEINKGKVRVVEANCPDQLDVKQGYITRPGEMIVCLPNRLVIEIKTESKTNKEIDYISY
- a CDS encoding RnfABCDGE type electron transport complex subunit G, with translation MKEITKLGIILLIITSIAGGLLAFANDITKPNIEKVQEKANNEARKEILPKAKEFKALEKDKLEKIMSSNKSVLEVFVGYDSSNKPVGYAIKTATSGYADLVEVITGISSDGKIEGMKVVSNSETPGLGANAANPEYQNQYKGKSAEKELEVVKSGASEEQIQALTGATITSKAVTDGVNTAINAFKDISK
- the rsxE gene encoding electron transport complex subunit RsxE yields the protein MNIFKNLKNGIINDNPTFVQLIGMCPTLAVTTSAINGLAMGLATMCVLIGSNLVISLLKKVIPDKIRIPAFVVVIATFVTIIGMVMKAYVPELDKTLGIFIPLIVVNCLILGRAEAFASKNSAVSSIFDGIGMGLGFTIGLTVLAIIREILGAGSIFGFSLFGKAFQPAIIMILPPGAFFALGLLIGLINKVTKKKAESSCH
- a CDS encoding RnfABCDGE type electron transport complex subunit B; amino-acid sequence: METILIPIAILGGLGLLFGIGLAIVAKAFAVEVDPKVEKVKEALPGANCGACGFPGCEGLAVAISKGEAPASGCPVGGASTTEKIAEIMGTSAEVADKKVARVICKGTNCNTFEKFEYQGIKDCRAAALVSGGSKSCSYGCLGFGSCKDVCQFGAIVIEDGIAKIDKEKCTSCGKCLEVCPKSVIELVPYDQDVFVDCNNKELGKGVKEKCDVGCIGCKICVKACPFDAMDFENNLAKINYDKCTNCMVCAEKCPTKAITANFEKRKKAKVEDDLCIGCTICAKQCPVEAIEGNLKEVHSVVEEKCIGCGVCFEKCPKKAITLQ
- the mreD gene encoding rod shape-determining protein MreD produces the protein MNYIIIAGIIILNFILQSTVFQYFHFLQVLPNTSLILVVTYSLLAGKNSGAIVGLAVGLLQDIFFYDVIGVNALIYFLIGYVLGLLDEKVFKENLILPFLITAATTAVFHIMHYFFMYFLSVDVHLIPILKNVLLKEAIYNAVLSIFVYKYMLKFYKEPRIKFTKRL
- the radC gene encoding RadC family protein, with protein sequence MKESLRYTMKSLPEEERPREKLYKYGVKSLSNPELLSIIIRTGSKEYSAIELSNRLLSIDKQGISFLSDSSIEEITKVKGIGKCKAAQILAAIELGKRVLISSSIDQKKITSPLDVVNFLITDMQHLKKEYFKVIMLDTKNKIIGIDDVSVGSLNSSIVHPREVFKEAVKRSSASMILTHNHPSGDPSPSKEDINVTKRLLECGQILGISILDHIVIGKNTYFSFREENIL
- a CDS encoding rod shape-determining protein, translated to MGIFSAFSKDMGIDLGTANTLVYARGKGIIIKEPSVVAIHAHTKEVLAVGEEAKKMIGRTPGHIVAIRPLSDGVIADFDVTQSMLKYFIKRAHPRRSVVQPRVVICVPSGVTEVEKRAVEEAAVQAGARDAYLIEEPMAAAIGAGLPVQEPTGSMIVDIGGGTTEVAIISLGGIVTSRSIRVAGDELDDSIVGYIKKEYSLMIGERTAEEVKITIGSADLGSNKEKKLSIRGRDLVTGLPKTVEISSNEIHEAMKEPIYSIVDAIKYTLEKTPPELASDIMEQGIMLAGGGALLDGLDRMIRKETGMPVHIAEEPLDCVALGTGMALEDIETLKRVTKNSRKID
- the rsxA gene encoding electron transport complex subunit RsxA, translating into MKLLTIVISAIFVNNFVLSRFLGICPFLGVSKKIETSLGMGMAVTFVMTISSAVTYIVQKSILDPLKVGYLQTIVFILVIAALVQAVEMFMKKASPSLYESLGVYLPLITTNCAVLGAALLNIQMEFNFIETVINGLAAAIGFTLAIVLFAGIRERLALADVPESLEGFPIALITAGLMSIAFLGFVGLV
- a CDS encoding Maf family protein; the encoded protein is MKSIVLASGSPRRKELLRKFNLEFNIIPSDIKEYINDDEGPIETAMSLALQKVLDVSNKQDENKIILALDTIVYKDSILGKPKDRDDAFNMLNSLNGKEHYVITGIAIVNKTNNVKLVDYESTKVKFRELSTDKIERYLDTEEYKDKAGAYGIQGYGEILVEWIKGSYSNVVGLPISKIDNILEKFYNIKLL
- the mreC gene encoding rod shape-determining protein MreC, producing the protein MNIFRKFKGRMIVAFVTIILIVIIGLTSTGKLKITKLENILGNVITPVQKVAYSISKNVANGFSSVGDIFTLKEENTQLKKEVAKLKDKVIKYEDIIGRSDYLKEEAELKSKTNYNLVNSQIIGKDPGNWFEKFIIDKGSKDGIKKGDPVVKAVEIEKDNIVEGLVGRVTEVGDNWSKVVSIVDSSNSVSFTIVRNQNNGVAKEGSQGILSGYMFDTKADVSKGDKLLTSGLGGVFEKGIFIGEVIEIKKKSEDLLVHVKIKPSVDFNKLHEVFVITGKKH